The Burkholderia pyrrocinia genome has a segment encoding these proteins:
- a CDS encoding type I polyketide synthase, protein MNSKIAIIGIACRFPGSANNLGDFWQLLRDERDAVTEIPADRFGTDFYQHPSKREPGKSYTFSAGVVDNVAGFDAAFFGISPREAAQMDPQQRLLLELAWEAFEDAGVRPADMRGGNCGVFVGAASMDYGNRNMDDLNVIDPYSATGNTLSIASNRVSYLFDLHGPSMSVDTACSSSLVALHQAVKALQSGEADMALAGGVNLLLHPFGFVSFSKASMLSPRGRCRAFDATGDGYVRSEGGAFVLLKPLERALADGDTIHAVIAGSGVNSVGYSPGGISVPGAAAQASLLRSVYARAGIDPQSLAYLEAHGTGTAVGDPIEARALIDVVSGGRPADRPLLIGSVKTNIGHLETASGMAGLLKAVLCLKHRAVPRSLHFVTPNPGIDFDGGRLRVVDRYMPLDAGDAPLTVGVNSFGFGGTNAHVVLTEAPVSVAVAEATSTTAVESAGVPSPLVLTARSANALGALASRYLAVLDNGGDWQALAAAAARRRQWLEQRAVVAPADAAEGRAALAALAQPAQEGLPACVATGQAPADALRTALVFSGNGCQWVGMGNELYAENAVFRAALDEVDALWCADGSPSLVDVMRGGPGAEWLAGAGAEWLAATENAQPLLFAIQVGMIRVIDARGMRYDAAIGHSVGEIAAAWVTGALSLADAVRVIKIRSRAQAMTRGSGRMAAVGIGEAAARELIARHGLARRVEIAGINSPDAVTLAGELQGLQALEAALRGSGKFFQMLDLDYAFHSSHMDRIEPVVLAELASLRPQPGNGTFVSTVTGGAFAGSELDARYWWRNIREPVRFGDGIAHLIEQGVRLFVEVSPHSILRTYVKQAFAAAGATGVVLPTLKRDHGSAATLRQAILAAIAHGANVDPDRFAPGTPRAALPSYPWQRDRFWLTPTVEGYGLVNRRREHPLLGYRLHEHAFAWENQLDPAKLPMLADHVVDGGVAFPGAGYVEMALAAARTFFDTPDAALENVEIRTPVVFQPQQAKLFRLVIEPRTATFTIETRDRMSEGAWTLNVTGRMLESGTALGAASVVPSDTLDRLLALPAADGDTLYANTAAIGLGYGPAFRWVRTVRVAADDDAALADIAAPAACGDARALSAYLLHPALMDSGFHPLFALLAAHARDGEHPAYVPVQIGRVDYLRGDTVERVLARVDRRSPHSIVAHFEFLDAQGAIVARLGACRFRRVDLVGRRQNLPARFVYRLEEVPLPNEVDAAGLPAPDALLAQAVARLDGAEDDGRRTQHLTEILPLLDVLASLYVLRAFDALGAFDGTWQPQPERAALAARLADMLVEDGLAHRDGAGLVRDDAACAALPPLDELWRGLLAESPGHVAELTLLAHCGAALPDVLNGAKEGARLLSPTGHSLVEQLLAASPTWQHVHALQTASVEQAVDAWRPARRLRVLELGATDGDVLQTLGLHLAAARCDHTIAATAGQLAGFDADAESAVRTVALQPGERLSLSADEAGPYDLIVANRALSGRRDVADALNAIRSWLAPGGLLLLAESRRGRFSDIVFGPQASSTEADAPVQLAPADLDAALDRAGYVDIVRHVEQSLDLDGTPTFVIARNPASAVAAQRGDGQSDLDTLARTEQWLVVHAPDAAGSFGGRLADALAQAGFPADIVDIAHAADAIASLPAGQPAHVVFCAPETPLAETATGDSLMAAQRNGAIALAALVRELGAQPNAATRLTIVTRGGAPFAGAANAHPEQATLWGLGRVLANEHPELASRLIDVDRAADRIPDALIRELTGAAVEEEVILTAHGRLVPRMLTAAQAAARNDGAIARAAVLAFDAPGSLRNLEWFALPERALGADEVEIEPVATGLNFRDVMYAMGLLSDEAVETGFAGATIGMELSGRVTRVGASVTAFAPGDAVLGFAPASFATRVRTRAQAIAQKPERLSFEEAATVPTTFFTAYYALVELARLRRGERVLVHGGAGGVGIAAIQLARHFGAEVFATAGSDEKREFVRLLGADHVLDSRSLAFADEIRAMTGGQGIDIVLNSLAGEAMVRSIDTLRPFGRFLELGKRDFYENSHIGLRPFRNNISYFGIDADQLMGALPELTARLFGEVMALFASASLHPLPYRAFPAERAEDAFRYMQQARQIGKVLVTYPSGTPAPTRGVTGAGSLALDPHGAYLVVGGTGGLGFASARWMVERGARRLTLASRSGELAAAARDEVERWHATLGVAVDVVSCDVTDAVAVDAMIAAIVRRDVPLKGVLHSAMSIDDGLVRNLDDARMAAVLAPKVAGAWNLHRATRALPLDLFVVYSSATTYLGNPGQSNYVAANSFLEALVEHRRAAGLPGTFMAWGPLEDVGFLARHADTREALQSRIGGASITSDEAMVALERALVAGAAGEAVVRLDWHAVARGMPAAKARRYSLLQSHAAGGDARDGGTQLREEVLALPRDEAVALVAGTLQAQIARILHMTPDRIALDKSVLDMGMDSLMGMELGLAVEEAFEVKLSVMAIAEGASVTTLAGRIVDSIGASADADAGSATDAAQEAVAALAAKHAIEGEARAMLDSRPAPVAGDAASTLEVAR, encoded by the coding sequence ATGAACAGTAAGATTGCAATAATTGGGATCGCTTGTCGGTTTCCCGGGAGCGCAAACAATCTGGGCGACTTCTGGCAACTGCTGCGCGACGAACGCGACGCAGTGACCGAAATCCCCGCCGACCGCTTCGGCACCGACTTCTACCAGCACCCGTCCAAACGCGAACCGGGCAAGAGCTACACGTTCTCGGCCGGCGTCGTCGACAACGTCGCCGGCTTCGACGCCGCGTTCTTCGGCATTTCCCCGCGCGAAGCGGCCCAGATGGACCCCCAGCAGCGCCTGCTGCTCGAACTCGCGTGGGAAGCGTTCGAGGATGCGGGCGTGCGCCCGGCCGACATGCGCGGCGGCAACTGCGGCGTCTTCGTCGGTGCCGCCAGCATGGACTACGGCAACCGCAACATGGACGATCTGAACGTGATCGATCCGTATTCGGCGACCGGCAACACGCTGAGCATCGCGTCGAACCGCGTGTCCTACCTGTTCGACCTGCACGGCCCGAGCATGTCCGTCGACACGGCCTGCTCGTCGTCGCTCGTCGCACTCCATCAGGCCGTCAAGGCACTGCAGTCCGGCGAAGCCGACATGGCGCTCGCCGGCGGCGTCAACCTGCTGCTGCACCCGTTCGGCTTCGTCAGCTTCTCCAAGGCGTCAATGCTGTCGCCGCGCGGCCGTTGCCGTGCGTTCGACGCGACCGGCGACGGTTACGTCCGCTCGGAAGGCGGCGCGTTCGTGCTGCTCAAGCCGCTCGAGCGCGCGCTTGCCGACGGCGACACGATCCATGCGGTCATCGCCGGCTCCGGCGTGAACTCGGTCGGCTACTCGCCGGGCGGCATCAGCGTGCCGGGCGCGGCCGCGCAAGCGTCGCTGCTGCGCAGCGTCTACGCGCGCGCGGGCATCGATCCGCAGTCGCTGGCGTACCTCGAGGCGCACGGCACCGGCACGGCAGTCGGCGATCCGATCGAAGCGCGCGCGCTGATCGACGTGGTGTCGGGCGGGCGCCCGGCGGACCGTCCGCTGCTCATCGGTTCGGTGAAGACCAACATCGGCCATCTCGAGACGGCGTCCGGCATGGCCGGCCTGCTGAAGGCCGTGCTGTGCCTGAAGCATCGCGCGGTGCCGCGCTCGCTGCATTTCGTCACGCCGAATCCGGGCATCGATTTCGACGGTGGGCGTCTGCGCGTCGTCGATCGCTACATGCCGCTCGACGCGGGCGACGCGCCGCTGACGGTCGGCGTCAACTCGTTCGGCTTCGGCGGAACGAACGCACACGTCGTGCTGACCGAAGCGCCGGTGTCGGTAGCGGTTGCGGAGGCAACGTCGACGACTGCGGTGGAATCGGCTGGCGTGCCGTCTCCGCTCGTGCTGACTGCGCGCAGCGCGAACGCGCTCGGCGCGCTCGCGAGCCGCTATCTCGCGGTGCTCGATAACGGCGGCGACTGGCAGGCGCTTGCCGCCGCGGCCGCACGTCGCCGCCAATGGCTCGAGCAACGCGCGGTCGTCGCGCCGGCCGATGCGGCGGAAGGTCGCGCGGCGCTCGCGGCGCTGGCGCAGCCGGCGCAGGAAGGGCTGCCGGCGTGCGTGGCGACTGGCCAGGCACCCGCCGACGCGTTGCGCACCGCGCTCGTTTTCTCGGGCAACGGTTGCCAGTGGGTCGGGATGGGCAACGAGCTCTATGCCGAGAATGCGGTCTTCCGTGCGGCGCTCGACGAAGTCGATGCGCTGTGGTGCGCCGACGGCAGCCCGTCGCTCGTCGACGTGATGCGCGGCGGCCCGGGCGCGGAATGGCTGGCCGGCGCGGGCGCCGAATGGCTTGCCGCGACGGAAAACGCGCAGCCGCTGCTGTTCGCGATCCAGGTCGGCATGATCCGCGTGATCGACGCGCGCGGCATGCGCTACGACGCGGCGATCGGCCATAGCGTCGGCGAGATCGCCGCGGCGTGGGTGACGGGCGCGTTGTCGCTCGCCGACGCGGTTCGCGTGATCAAGATTCGCAGCCGCGCGCAGGCGATGACGCGCGGCAGCGGCCGGATGGCGGCGGTCGGCATCGGCGAGGCGGCGGCACGCGAACTGATCGCGCGCCATGGGCTCGCGCGACGCGTCGAGATCGCCGGCATCAACAGCCCCGATGCGGTGACGCTCGCGGGCGAGCTGCAGGGATTGCAGGCGCTGGAAGCTGCGCTGCGCGGCAGCGGCAAGTTCTTCCAGATGCTGGATCTCGACTATGCGTTCCACAGCAGCCACATGGACCGCATCGAGCCGGTCGTGCTGGCCGAACTGGCCAGCCTGCGGCCGCAACCGGGGAACGGCACTTTCGTGTCGACGGTGACTGGCGGCGCCTTCGCCGGCAGCGAGCTCGATGCGCGCTACTGGTGGCGCAATATCCGCGAGCCCGTGCGCTTCGGCGACGGCATCGCGCATCTGATCGAGCAGGGCGTCCGGCTGTTCGTCGAGGTTTCGCCGCATTCGATCCTGCGCACGTACGTGAAGCAGGCGTTCGCCGCGGCCGGCGCAACTGGCGTGGTGCTGCCGACGCTCAAGCGCGATCACGGCAGCGCGGCGACGCTGCGGCAGGCGATTCTCGCGGCGATCGCACATGGCGCGAACGTCGATCCCGACCGCTTCGCACCGGGCACGCCGCGAGCGGCATTGCCGTCCTATCCGTGGCAGCGCGACCGCTTTTGGCTGACGCCGACCGTCGAAGGCTACGGCCTCGTCAATCGCCGCCGCGAGCATCCGCTGCTCGGCTATCGCCTGCACGAACACGCATTCGCGTGGGAAAACCAGCTCGATCCGGCGAAGCTGCCGATGCTGGCCGATCACGTCGTCGATGGCGGCGTGGCGTTCCCGGGTGCCGGATACGTGGAAATGGCGCTCGCCGCGGCGCGCACCTTCTTCGATACGCCGGATGCGGCGCTCGAAAACGTCGAGATTCGCACGCCGGTCGTCTTCCAGCCGCAGCAGGCGAAGCTGTTCCGGCTCGTGATCGAGCCGCGCACCGCGACCTTCACGATCGAGACGCGCGACCGGATGTCCGAAGGCGCATGGACGCTGAACGTGACGGGCCGGATGCTGGAAAGCGGCACCGCGCTCGGCGCCGCGAGCGTCGTGCCGTCCGACACGCTCGATCGCCTGCTCGCGCTGCCGGCTGCCGACGGCGATACGCTGTACGCGAACACGGCGGCCATCGGCCTCGGCTACGGGCCGGCGTTCCGCTGGGTCCGCACCGTGCGGGTCGCCGCGGACGACGACGCGGCGCTGGCTGACATCGCCGCGCCTGCCGCATGCGGGGACGCACGGGCGCTGTCCGCGTATCTGCTGCATCCGGCGCTGATGGACAGCGGGTTTCATCCGCTGTTCGCGTTGCTTGCCGCGCACGCACGGGACGGCGAGCATCCGGCTTACGTGCCGGTGCAGATCGGCCGGGTCGACTATCTGCGCGGCGACACGGTCGAACGCGTGCTCGCACGAGTCGACCGGCGCAGCCCGCATTCGATCGTCGCGCATTTCGAATTCCTCGATGCGCAGGGCGCGATCGTCGCACGGCTCGGCGCTTGCCGGTTCCGGCGCGTCGATCTCGTCGGCCGCCGGCAGAACCTGCCCGCGCGCTTCGTCTACCGCCTCGAAGAGGTACCGCTGCCGAACGAAGTCGACGCAGCCGGTTTGCCAGCGCCCGACGCGTTGCTCGCACAGGCGGTCGCGCGGCTCGATGGCGCCGAAGACGACGGCCGCCGTACGCAACATCTGACCGAAATTCTGCCGCTGCTCGACGTGCTGGCGAGCCTCTACGTGCTGCGGGCATTCGATGCGCTCGGCGCATTCGACGGCACCTGGCAGCCGCAGCCGGAGCGTGCGGCGCTGGCGGCACGTCTTGCCGACATGCTCGTCGAGGACGGTCTTGCCCATCGAGACGGCGCTGGTCTCGTACGCGACGATGCCGCGTGCGCGGCGTTGCCTCCGCTCGACGAGCTGTGGCGGGGGCTGCTGGCCGAATCGCCGGGGCACGTGGCCGAGCTGACGCTGCTCGCGCATTGCGGCGCGGCGTTGCCCGACGTGCTGAACGGTGCGAAGGAGGGCGCACGTTTGCTGTCGCCGACCGGGCACAGCCTGGTCGAGCAACTTCTTGCCGCATCGCCGACGTGGCAGCACGTGCACGCGCTGCAGACGGCGAGCGTCGAGCAGGCGGTCGATGCGTGGCGCCCGGCGCGCCGGTTGCGCGTGCTCGAACTGGGCGCGACGGACGGCGACGTGCTGCAAACGCTCGGCCTGCATCTCGCGGCCGCGCGCTGCGATCACACGATCGCCGCGACGGCGGGGCAACTGGCCGGGTTCGACGCGGATGCGGAATCGGCCGTGCGCACGGTTGCGCTGCAGCCGGGCGAGCGGCTGTCGCTGTCGGCCGACGAAGCCGGGCCTTACGACCTGATCGTCGCGAATCGGGCCTTGAGCGGCCGTCGCGATGTGGCCGATGCGCTGAACGCGATCCGGTCGTGGCTGGCGCCGGGCGGATTGCTGCTGCTGGCCGAGTCGCGCCGCGGCCGTTTCTCCGACATCGTGTTCGGCCCGCAGGCGTCGTCGACGGAAGCCGACGCGCCCGTGCAGCTGGCGCCGGCGGATCTGGATGCGGCGCTCGACCGCGCCGGCTACGTCGACATCGTGCGGCATGTCGAGCAGTCGCTCGATCTGGACGGCACACCGACGTTCGTGATTGCGCGCAACCCCGCGAGCGCCGTTGCCGCGCAACGCGGCGACGGCCAGAGCGATCTCGATACGCTTGCACGCACCGAACAATGGCTCGTGGTGCACGCGCCGGATGCCGCCGGCAGTTTCGGCGGGCGGCTGGCCGATGCGCTGGCGCAAGCGGGTTTTCCGGCCGATATCGTGGACATCGCGCACGCGGCCGATGCGATCGCGTCGTTGCCGGCCGGGCAGCCGGCCCATGTCGTGTTCTGCGCGCCGGAAACGCCGCTGGCCGAAACGGCGACGGGCGATAGCCTGATGGCCGCGCAGCGCAACGGCGCGATCGCGCTGGCGGCACTGGTCCGCGAGCTCGGCGCGCAGCCGAACGCGGCCACGCGGCTGACCATCGTCACGCGTGGCGGCGCGCCATTCGCCGGGGCCGCGAATGCGCATCCGGAACAGGCGACGCTGTGGGGCCTCGGGCGCGTGCTGGCGAACGAGCATCCCGAACTCGCGTCCCGCCTGATCGACGTCGATCGAGCGGCGGACCGGATTCCCGACGCGCTGATTCGCGAGCTGACCGGCGCGGCGGTCGAGGAAGAAGTGATCCTGACCGCACACGGGCGGCTGGTGCCGCGCATGCTGACGGCCGCGCAGGCCGCGGCCCGCAACGATGGCGCGATCGCGCGTGCGGCCGTGCTCGCGTTCGACGCGCCGGGTTCGTTGCGCAATCTCGAATGGTTTGCGTTACCCGAACGCGCGCTGGGCGCGGACGAGGTGGAAATCGAGCCCGTTGCTACCGGCCTCAATTTCCGCGACGTGATGTATGCGATGGGGCTGCTGTCCGATGAAGCGGTCGAGACCGGCTTCGCGGGCGCGACGATCGGCATGGAATTGTCCGGCCGCGTCACCCGGGTGGGCGCCAGCGTGACGGCATTCGCGCCGGGCGACGCCGTCCTCGGGTTCGCGCCGGCCTCGTTCGCGACACGTGTCCGGACGCGCGCGCAAGCCATCGCGCAGAAACCCGAGCGCCTGTCGTTCGAGGAAGCGGCGACGGTGCCGACCACGTTCTTCACCGCGTATTACGCGCTCGTCGAACTCGCGCGGCTGCGCCGCGGCGAGCGCGTGCTCGTGCACGGCGGCGCGGGCGGCGTCGGGATCGCGGCGATCCAGCTCGCGCGCCACTTCGGCGCGGAAGTGTTCGCGACGGCCGGCAGCGACGAGAAGCGCGAGTTCGTGCGCCTGCTCGGCGCCGACCACGTGCTCGATTCGCGCAGCCTTGCGTTCGCGGACGAGATTCGCGCGATGACAGGTGGCCAGGGCATCGACATCGTGCTGAATTCGCTCGCCGGCGAGGCGATGGTGCGCAGCATCGATACGCTGCGTCCGTTCGGTCGTTTCCTCGAGCTCGGCAAGCGCGATTTCTACGAAAACAGCCATATCGGGCTCAGGCCGTTCCGCAACAACATCAGCTATTTCGGCATCGATGCCGACCAGTTGATGGGCGCGCTGCCGGAGCTGACGGCACGCCTGTTCGGCGAAGTGATGGCGTTGTTCGCGTCTGCGTCGCTGCATCCGCTGCCGTATCGCGCGTTCCCCGCCGAACGGGCCGAGGATGCGTTCCGCTACATGCAGCAGGCGCGCCAGATCGGCAAGGTGCTCGTGACCTATCCGTCCGGCACGCCGGCGCCGACGCGCGGCGTCACCGGCGCGGGTTCGCTCGCGCTCGATCCGCATGGCGCGTACCTGGTGGTCGGCGGCACGGGCGGGCTCGGTTTCGCGAGTGCGCGCTGGATGGTCGAGCGCGGCGCACGCCGGCTGACGCTGGCGAGCCGTTCCGGCGAACTCGCGGCCGCGGCGCGCGACGAAGTCGAGCGCTGGCATGCAACGCTTGGTGTGGCGGTCGACGTCGTCTCGTGCGATGTGACCGACGCCGTGGCGGTCGATGCGATGATCGCCGCGATCGTCCGGCGCGATGTTCCGCTGAAGGGCGTACTGCATTCGGCGATGTCGATCGACGACGGCCTCGTGCGCAATCTCGACGACGCGCGCATGGCCGCGGTGCTCGCCCCGAAGGTGGCCGGCGCGTGGAACCTGCATCGCGCGACGCGGGCGCTGCCGCTCGATCTGTTCGTGGTCTATTCGTCGGCGACGACCTATCTCGGCAATCCGGGGCAGTCGAATTACGTCGCGGCCAACAGTTTCCTCGAGGCGCTCGTCGAACATCGCCGCGCGGCAGGCTTGCCCGGCACGTTCATGGCCTGGGGGCCGCTCGAGGACGTCGGCTTCCTCGCACGCCATGCGGATACGCGCGAAGCGTTGCAGTCGCGGATCGGCGGTGCGTCGATCACGTCCGACGAGGCGATGGTTGCGCTCGAGCGGGCGCTGGTCGCGGGCGCGGCCGGCGAAGCCGTGGTCCGGCTCGACTGGCACGCCGTGGCGCGCGGGATGCCGGCCGCGAAGGCGCGCCGGTATTCGCTGCTGCAATCGCATGCGGCGGGCGGCGATGCGCGCGACGGCGGCACGCAACTGCGGGAAGAGGTGCTCGCGTTGCCGCGCGACGAAGCTGTCGCGCTCGTTGCCGGGACGCTGCAGGCGCAGATCGCGCGCATCCTGCACATGACGCCCGATCGCATCGCGCTCGACAAGTCGGTGCTCGACATGGGCATGGATTCGCTGATGGGGATGGAGCTTGGCCTCGCGGTCGAGGAAGCGTTCGAGGTCAAGCTGTCGGTGATGGCGATCGCCGAGGGCGCGTCCGTGACGACGCTGGCCGGACGCATCGTCGATTCGATCGGCGCGTCGGCCGATGCCGATGCCGGCTCGGCAACCGATGCGGCACAAGAGGCGGTCGCGGCGCTCGCGGCGAAGCATGCGATCGAAGGCGAAGCGCGCGCGATGCTCGACAGCCGGCCGGCGCCCGTTGCGGGCGATGCAGCGTCGACGCTGGAAGTCGCCCGATGA
- a CDS encoding UDP-3-O-acyl N-acetylglycosamine deacetylase has translation MSAPTGWATRQGTLARTLTIDGHGLHTGRRVGVRILPARPEDGVTGIVFRRVEQGRTLATLPVDPALRRAQPLCTMLRNADGVGVRTIEHLLAALLACEIDHAIVELDAEEVPILDGSATPWVDAIRACGRVALDAPKRFIRVLRPVVVTDGDGDQRREMRIEPAPRYELSVRNDLRGFGDMHWDGALTPAAFATEIAPSRSYGRVKWAVPAIVAGYLRGVPILRGARPSCTASIVGNRVLGGMRLPEEFVRHRVLDLVGDLALAGAPLLARVSALRPSHEMNFRLVDALLADTDAWQWAEFSDA, from the coding sequence ATGAGCGCGCCGACCGGCTGGGCAACGCGCCAGGGTACGCTGGCACGCACGCTGACGATCGACGGTCACGGGTTGCACACGGGGCGCCGGGTGGGCGTGCGGATCCTGCCTGCGCGTCCGGAAGACGGCGTGACGGGCATCGTGTTCCGTCGCGTCGAGCAAGGGCGCACGCTCGCGACGCTGCCGGTCGACCCCGCGCTGCGCCGCGCACAGCCGCTCTGCACGATGCTGCGCAATGCCGACGGCGTCGGCGTTCGCACGATCGAACATCTGCTTGCCGCGCTGCTCGCGTGCGAGATCGATCACGCGATCGTCGAGCTCGATGCGGAGGAAGTGCCGATTCTCGACGGCAGCGCAACGCCGTGGGTGGACGCGATCCGCGCATGCGGCCGCGTGGCGCTCGATGCGCCGAAGCGCTTCATCCGCGTGCTGCGGCCCGTCGTCGTCACGGACGGCGACGGCGACCAGCGGCGCGAAATGCGGATCGAGCCGGCGCCGCGCTACGAGCTGAGCGTGCGCAACGACCTGCGCGGCTTCGGCGACATGCACTGGGACGGTGCGCTGACGCCAGCCGCATTCGCGACCGAAATCGCGCCGTCGCGCTCGTACGGGCGCGTGAAGTGGGCGGTGCCCGCGATCGTCGCCGGGTATCTGCGCGGCGTGCCGATCCTGCGCGGCGCGCGGCCGTCGTGCACCGCGTCCATCGTCGGCAATCGCGTGCTGGGCGGGATGCGGCTGCCGGAGGAGTTCGTCCGGCATCGCGTGCTCGACCTGGTCGGCGATCTCGCGCTGGCCGGCGCGCCGCTGCTGGCGCGCGTGAGTGCGTTGCGGCCGAGCCACGAGATGAATTTCAGGCTGGTCGATGCGTTGCTGGCCGACACCGACGCCTGGCAGTGGGCCGAGTTTTCCGACGCGTGA
- a CDS encoding aminotransferase class I/II-fold pyridoxal phosphate-dependent enzyme yields MALGEHLRQQLAAKALKRQLERATDAAAAPGVPGTPAAQTASARSRFESMPQYQQVRIMREMGEKLRVDSPFFRVHDGVAGATTQIGGREYLNFANYNYLGLAGDPAVSARAKAAIDRYGTSASASRMVAGERPVQRDLERALAAFYETDDCVAFVSGHATNVTVIGALFGPGDLIVHDALAHNSIVQGAQLSGAKRLSFAHNDWQALDELLSRVRREYRHVLIAIEGLYSMDGDFPDLQRFVDVKTRHGAFLLVDEAHSLGVLGATGKGIREHCGVAPDQVDMWMGTMSKTLAGCGGFIAGCQPLVDMLRHLAPGFLYSVGLAPTLAEASLAALERLQAEPERVAQLQARGRQFLTEARAAGLNTGTSAGYAVVPVITGSSLKAAQWANAMFDEGINVQPIFYPAVEEKAARLRFFICSTHEPEQIEQTIATLARLAR; encoded by the coding sequence ATGGCACTGGGAGAGCATCTTCGCCAGCAACTGGCGGCGAAAGCGCTGAAACGGCAACTGGAACGCGCGACCGATGCCGCCGCGGCGCCCGGCGTGCCCGGCACGCCGGCTGCGCAGACCGCATCGGCGCGCAGCCGCTTCGAATCGATGCCGCAGTATCAGCAGGTCCGGATCATGCGCGAGATGGGCGAGAAGCTGCGCGTCGACTCGCCGTTCTTCCGCGTGCATGACGGTGTGGCCGGCGCGACGACGCAGATCGGCGGTCGCGAGTACCTGAACTTCGCGAACTACAACTACCTTGGGCTCGCCGGCGATCCGGCCGTGTCCGCGCGCGCGAAAGCCGCGATCGACCGCTACGGCACGTCGGCATCCGCGAGCCGGATGGTCGCGGGCGAGCGCCCGGTGCAGCGCGATCTCGAGCGCGCGCTGGCCGCGTTCTACGAAACCGACGACTGCGTCGCGTTCGTGAGCGGCCATGCGACCAACGTGACCGTGATCGGCGCGTTGTTCGGCCCGGGCGATCTGATCGTCCACGACGCGCTCGCGCACAACAGCATCGTGCAGGGCGCGCAACTGAGCGGTGCGAAGCGGCTGAGCTTCGCGCACAACGACTGGCAGGCACTCGACGAACTGCTTTCGCGCGTGCGCCGCGAGTACCGGCACGTGCTGATCGCGATCGAAGGGCTGTACAGCATGGACGGCGATTTCCCCGACCTGCAGCGCTTCGTCGACGTGAAGACGCGCCATGGCGCATTCCTGCTGGTCGACGAGGCGCATTCGCTCGGCGTGCTCGGCGCGACCGGCAAGGGCATCCGCGAGCATTGCGGCGTCGCGCCCGACCAGGTCGACATGTGGATGGGCACGATGAGCAAGACGCTGGCCGGCTGCGGCGGCTTCATCGCCGGCTGCCAGCCGCTCGTCGACATGCTGCGCCATCTGGCGCCGGGCTTCCTGTACAGCGTCGGGCTCGCGCCGACGCTCGCCGAAGCGTCGCTGGCCGCGCTCGAGCGCCTGCAGGCCGAGCCGGAGCGCGTCGCGCAGTTGCAGGCGCGCGGGCGGCAGTTCCTGACCGAGGCGCGGGCCGCCGGGCTGAATACGGGCACGAGTGCCGGGTATGCGGTCGTGCCGGTGATTACCGGCAGCTCGCTGAAGGCCGCGCAGTGGGCGAATGCGATGTTCGACGAAGGGATCAACGTGCAGCCGATCTTCTATCCGGCCGTCGAGGAAAAGGCCGCGCGCCTGCGCTTCTTCATCTGCTCGACGCACGAGCCGGAGCAGATCGAGCAAACGATCGCGACGCTCGCTCGTCTCGCACGTTGA
- a CDS encoding GNAT family N-acetyltransferase has protein sequence MTDRVSDRLGQVRKAVASGVLRRRAADAADAHTCAPLILASGTREFAFFLGVSPGQCIAFLAFAFASKHGRFSWRRHRVAVSEDGIVRAVLAVHDGRRTMWDDVHVAWMLINFFGFVCAVRMLLRGLILEGELPAPTREQTLIAHCAVDEAWRGRGVFSALFDDAMRAGGLRQGPVREIVLDVLASNVRARALYERLGFTEMPKSRRRSARLPQELISTRMRFDATEREVSLDSSRIEPTLDGR, from the coding sequence ATGACGGATCGAGTGAGCGACAGACTTGGGCAGGTGAGAAAGGCAGTAGCATCTGGCGTGTTGCGCCGCCGCGCGGCTGATGCGGCGGATGCCCATACATGCGCGCCGCTCATACTCGCGTCGGGTACACGTGAGTTTGCGTTCTTCCTCGGTGTGTCGCCTGGTCAATGCATTGCGTTTCTTGCATTCGCATTTGCATCGAAGCATGGGCGTTTCTCTTGGAGACGCCATCGAGTGGCGGTGTCCGAGGACGGCATCGTGCGCGCGGTTCTTGCCGTGCACGACGGAAGGAGGACGATGTGGGACGATGTACACGTCGCCTGGATGTTGATCAACTTTTTCGGCTTCGTATGCGCCGTCCGGATGCTGTTGCGTGGACTGATTCTAGAAGGCGAACTGCCCGCCCCGACACGCGAGCAAACGCTGATTGCGCATTGCGCTGTTGACGAGGCGTGGCGTGGCCGGGGCGTCTTTAGCGCACTGTTTGACGATGCAATGCGAGCGGGTGGGTTACGCCAAGGGCCGGTGCGAGAAATCGTGCTCGACGTGCTGGCAAGCAATGTCCGCGCTCGCGCTCTGTACGAGCGTCTCGGTTTCACCGAGATGCCGAAGTCCCGGCGCCGATCGGCTCGCCTTCCTCAGGAACTGATATCGACACGGATGCGATTCGATGCCACGGAGCGCGAGGTGTCCTTGGATAGTTCCCGCATTGAGCCGACACTCGACGGGCGGTGA